One genomic window of Quercus lobata isolate SW786 chromosome 9, ValleyOak3.0 Primary Assembly, whole genome shotgun sequence includes the following:
- the LOC115961900 gene encoding uncharacterized protein LOC115961900 — translation MAAENWLLKMEKLLRALECTDAQKVVYATFALQGSAERWWSGIEQLLRMELGVNTPITWGKLGEVFNETYFPNVVRDQKAREISDLVQGTMIVEEYVAKFVELSHFAPYLIPDEPKKVSKFQKGLNDRIRPHIIASGVGTLTETVKQAMSLEEDFKCNPDSKEDEARILWFLACRRSGVKFKEGVL, via the coding sequence ATGGCAGCAGAGAATTGGCTGCTAAAGATGGAAAAATTACTGAGAGCCCTTGAATGCACTGATGCTCAGAAGGTGGTGTATGCCACTTTTGCTCTTCAAGGTTCTGCTGAAAGATGGTGGTCAGGAATTGAGCAATTGTTGAGGATGGAGTTGGGAGTGAATACTCCAATTACTTGGGGGAAGTTAGGGGAAGTTTTTAATGAGACATATTTCCCTAATGTAGTGAGGGACCAAAAAGCAAGAGAAATCTCTGATTTGGTTCAGGGGACGATGATTGTAGAAGAATATGTTGCAAAGTTTGTTGAGCTTTCTCACTTTGCTCCTTACTTGATTCCGGATGAGCccaagaaagtaagtaaatttcAGAAAGGTCTTAATGATAGGATTCGCCCCCACATTATAGCTTCTGGAGTGGGCACTCTTACTGAGACTGTGAAGCAAGCAATGAGTCTTGAAGAGGACTTTAAGTGCAACCCCGATTCCAAGGAGGATGAGGCAAGGATCCTCTGGTTTTTAGCATGTAGAAGGTCAGGGGTAAAATTCAAAGAAGGGGTTCTTTAA